The following proteins are encoded in a genomic region of Palaemon carinicauda isolate YSFRI2023 chromosome 19, ASM3689809v2, whole genome shotgun sequence:
- the LOC137658952 gene encoding zinc finger BED domain-containing protein 5-like, which produces MNLKLQGKNINIIMYHDTIRAFMAKLNLWKCRVQQGNAASFRNLDSALADINLESELMRQIITHLSDLKAEFIRYFPDIEGKREAWIFIRNPFQCEVADADEVQEEFLELKSNSTAKENFKDMDLEMFWVKYLPVYPLISHQALRILTMFVIKTKYRNRLNVEGDLRCALSSIRPRIQDLVAKKQCQISH; this is translated from the coding sequence ATGAAccttaaactacaagggaaaaaCATCAACATCATCATGTACCATGACACCATTCGAGCCTTCATGGCCAAACTCAACCTCTGGAAATGTCGGGTTCAGCAGGGAAATGCAGCCAGTTTTAGGAACTTGGATTCTGCTCTCGCTGACATAAACCTCGAATCTGAGCTAATGCGACAAATAATCACACATCTAAGTGACTTGAAAGCAGAATTCATCAGATACTTCCCAGATATAGAAGGCAAGCGTGAAGCCTGGATATTCATCAGGAACCCATTTCAATGTGAAGTAGCTGATGCTGATGAAGTCCAAGAAGAGTTCCTAGAGTTGAAGTCCAACTCCACAGCtaaagaaaacttcaaagatatgGATTTAGAGATGTTCTGGGTCAAATACCTTCCTGTTTACCCTCTGATCTCACATCAGGCTCTTCGGATTCTAACAATGTTTGTTATCAAAACCAAGTACAGAAACCGCCTGAACGTTGAAGGGGACTTACGTTGTGCACTCTCAAGCATTCGACCAcgtattcaagatctggtagctAAGAAGCAGTGTCAAATATCTCACTAA